The genomic stretch CCCGCTCCATCACATGGCACCAGTGACAGGTAGAGTAACCGACCGAGAGAAAGATCGGCTTGTTTTCCCGTTCGGCCTTTTCAAACGCCTCCCCTCCCCACGCATACCAGTCAACCGGATTAAGCGCATGCTGCAGGAGATAGGGGCTTTTTTCACGGATAAGCCGGTTGGGTTTTCGGATGGGCTGGGTCATTGAGAGCAGATCAAAACTGGATTGCAGAAGTAACACAACAGCTACAACCCGCTCTGAGCGCTCAATAGTTCAGGGCTTTTGCATTTCAAACGAGAGGAGTTAGCTGAGTTAGTCGAAAGCAACACTGCACCGCCATGCGACGAACAATGAATAGCTTGCCGGAGTGTATTTATTTTGATACATTTGAAAATGAACAAGGCAACTCTTGAAGTCAGGTTCTACAGAACTGATAACGGCACAGAACCAGTACGAGATTGGTTACGCGAGTTACCGGCTAACGATCGAAAAATAATAGGCCCCTCCGAAAAACGAACTGCAATTAGCAAAAAAAAGGATGAGACCTGATGATCGATAAAAACAACATCGGCACCAGTTTCGACAACTTTCTGGAAGAAGAGGGCATTCTGAATGAAACGACTGCAGTTGCAGTCAAGCGAGTTATTGCCTGGCAGATAGCTGAAGAAATGAAAGCACAAAAGCTCACCAAAACGTCGATGGCAAAAAAAATGCATACCAGCCGTGCCGCATTGAATCGCCTGCTCGATTCGACAGATACCAGCCTTACCCTGGCAACTCTTTCCTCTGCTGCGGCTGTTCTTGGCAAAAAATTCCGGATTGAGTTAACCTCCTGACTCTTCAGGCCGGTCGAACGAATTGTTGCTGGCTGGGTGTCAATCAGGACGGGGAGGAGTTAGTTAACGCAGTTATGAACGTTCCGTCCCCGCATTGCCAAAGAGAAGCATTATGCATTCATGGGTCCCCGAATAGCTACTTGCCACTGAAGGATACATGACGATCTCCTTATTGTAATGGGTTTGATGGAAAACGGAAGATCTCCATTCGAATCCAGTTCCCAATCTGCCAAAAGTTCATCATGGTTATTCAAGCAATCGCCTCACTCCGCAGCGTTTCGGTCTTTGAAAACGACACCCGGTTTCGCCTCATACCATAACGCTCTGTATCTGACTTTTTCGGCATCGGTGAAGCGGATTGAACCGCTGAGGAACCAGGAACCCGAATGTTTATCGGGATCATCGCCTTCACGGGTGCCTGCATGCTCCAGACCCGTCACCTTGCTCTCTGCATCCCGAATCACCCGCCAGCTACCTGAGATGTAGTGTTCCGTATCGGCCGCAACGATATCGAGCACCTCTTCCACCCCCCCTTCTTCGCTGTCACCACGGATATCAAGCGAACCATATGCGTAGGCTATGGCGCTGAAGTCCTCAAGCACAAAGCGCATGAACTTGTTCCGAACCATATGGTGCAGTTCCAGACCATCAAGAACGTAGATGAACTGGCGCCCGTTATTCCCGATGCCTGAAATCGAACGAGGCAGGCTGCCGTAATCCTCTGCAAGGCTGATATACCATTCCGAATATTCCTCGAAAAGATCGAGAAGAAGCTCCCTTGATGCAGTGGTTTCCATAAATAACTCAAACAGTAAAAACGTTACATGATACTATAAACCCGGCGCCGACGGCATAAACACGTCAGGTTGCATTCCAATAGGCTGTTCTCTATACGTTGTTTAATAGCGATAAAACTCTCAATACATCACCGTTTTCGAATCATAGAGCTCACTGCGCCTGTAGTCACTCCCATCTGCCTTGCGGTCTCGGCGAGTGACAGGCCATACTCACTGGTAAACTTTTCGGCGAGACTCTTTCTCAACGCAGGCAGTATTCCACCCCGGCTCCCTGATCGAAAAAATGCAACGGTGATACCTGCGTTCTCACAAGCTTCAGCAATGTCATGCCGCACCTGCTCCAACCGTTCACTTGCAGGAAGCTGATTATCAACAGACTCTTCGGCCTCTGCAAGCAGCGATTGTACAAACTCACCACTCCCCAGAATCCGTTCATCACCCTGCTCCCTCAACCCCTGCTTGCGCATCGACAGCACTTGCGACCACCCGCCATGTGAACGAACCAGACCACCTCCCGAGAGTTCCGATTCACGATCACATCCCATCTCCTCCTCAAGAAACGC from Candidatus Chlorobium masyuteum encodes the following:
- a CDS encoding helix-turn-helix domain-containing protein, whose amino-acid sequence is MIDKNNIGTSFDNFLEEEGILNETTAVAVKRVIAWQIAEEMKAQKLTKTSMAKKMHTSRAALNRLLDSTDTSLTLATLSSAAAVLGKKFRIELTS